Proteins encoded together in one Streptomyces umbrinus window:
- a CDS encoding SpoIIE family protein phosphatase encodes MSAAGIPVSDDDERVRGPLRPSALLDVLGVASVVLDTEGRVVLWSPQAEELFGYTAREALGEYAARLMVHEQHVDLAVKLFTDVMDTGRGWAGGFPVRHKDGTTRLVEFRNMRLLDDRGGVYALGLAADQSTVHRLERDVALSVQMVSQSPIGLAVLDRDLRYVSVNPALERINGISAAEHVGRTIREALPFLDAEAIESAARQVLDTGLPLVEQSTIGRTPADPNEDHAWSASYYRLEDSLQSVLGVAVSVVDVTERHRSAIEAETARRRLTVIADASARIGTTLELDRTACELADVAVPELADIASVDLLEAVVEGRRSDLGPTETTLIRTLAVRADHTATEAPDEAAPRGQVTRYGSDRLVTQCIRTGSPVMVPQVKDEDLLRIAQDPQAAVLLGRAGVHSYLAVPLVARGEVLGALDLKRTRNPRPFSNDDLVLARELASRAAVQIDNARWYQNARNTAVALQRSLLPSHPRMTAGLEVASRYQPAGAAGEVGGDWFDVLPLDGDKTALVVGDVMGSGINAAATMGRLRTATSTLASLDLDPARLLEHLDKTTGGLDESIATCVYAVYDPHRHQCTIANAGHLPPARIRAGHPPELLDLPTGAPLGVGGVAFSTTTFDLRPGDQLVFYTDGLVETRQHDLDDRLNTFLGLLDDPTRPLEDVCDLLLSTLHHPDNHDDVALLIARAQPQA; translated from the coding sequence ATGAGCGCAGCCGGAATTCCCGTGTCCGACGACGACGAGCGGGTCCGCGGGCCGTTACGGCCGAGCGCGCTGCTGGACGTGCTGGGCGTGGCCTCGGTGGTGCTGGACACCGAGGGACGCGTCGTGCTGTGGAGCCCGCAGGCCGAGGAACTGTTCGGCTACACGGCACGGGAGGCGCTGGGCGAGTACGCGGCCCGCCTGATGGTGCACGAGCAGCACGTCGACCTGGCCGTGAAGCTGTTCACCGACGTCATGGACACCGGTCGGGGCTGGGCCGGCGGCTTTCCCGTCCGGCACAAGGACGGGACCACGCGGCTCGTGGAGTTCCGGAACATGCGGCTCCTGGACGACCGCGGTGGCGTCTACGCCCTGGGACTCGCGGCCGATCAGTCGACCGTGCACCGCCTGGAACGGGATGTCGCGCTGTCCGTACAGATGGTCTCGCAGTCCCCTATCGGTCTTGCGGTCCTGGACAGGGACCTGCGGTACGTGTCGGTCAACCCGGCCCTGGAGCGGATCAACGGCATCTCGGCCGCGGAGCACGTCGGCCGGACGATCCGCGAGGCCCTGCCGTTCCTGGACGCCGAGGCCATAGAGTCCGCGGCCCGCCAGGTCCTCGACACGGGCCTCCCTCTCGTCGAGCAGTCCACGATCGGCCGGACCCCGGCCGATCCGAACGAGGATCATGCCTGGTCGGCCTCGTACTACCGGCTGGAGGACTCCCTGCAGTCCGTGCTGGGTGTCGCCGTCTCGGTCGTCGACGTGACCGAGCGGCACCGCTCGGCGATCGAGGCGGAGACCGCGCGACGACGCCTCACGGTCATCGCCGACGCCTCCGCGCGCATCGGCACCACGCTGGAGCTGGACCGCACCGCCTGTGAACTCGCCGACGTCGCCGTGCCGGAGCTCGCCGACATCGCGTCCGTGGACCTGCTGGAGGCGGTGGTGGAAGGCCGCCGCAGCGACCTCGGCCCCACGGAGACCACCCTGATCCGCACTCTGGCCGTCCGGGCCGATCACACCGCCACCGAGGCCCCCGACGAGGCCGCGCCTCGCGGACAGGTGACCCGGTACGGCTCCGACCGTCTCGTCACCCAGTGCATACGCACGGGCAGCCCGGTCATGGTGCCGCAGGTGAAGGACGAGGACCTGCTCCGTATCGCCCAGGATCCCCAGGCGGCCGTACTCCTGGGCCGGGCGGGTGTCCACTCGTACCTGGCGGTGCCGTTGGTCGCGCGCGGCGAGGTGCTCGGCGCGCTGGATCTCAAGCGGACCCGCAACCCGCGGCCCTTCAGCAACGACGACCTCGTGCTCGCCCGCGAGCTGGCCTCCCGTGCGGCCGTTCAGATCGACAACGCCCGCTGGTACCAGAACGCCCGCAACACCGCCGTCGCCCTGCAGCGCAGCCTGCTGCCCAGCCACCCACGCATGACCGCCGGGCTCGAGGTCGCCTCCCGCTACCAGCCCGCGGGGGCGGCAGGTGAGGTGGGCGGCGACTGGTTCGACGTCCTCCCCCTGGACGGCGACAAGACCGCGCTCGTCGTGGGCGACGTGATGGGCAGCGGCATCAACGCGGCCGCGACCATGGGCCGGCTGCGCACGGCGACGAGCACCCTGGCCTCGCTCGACCTCGATCCCGCCCGGCTCCTGGAACACCTCGACAAGACCACAGGGGGCCTGGACGAGTCCATCGCCACCTGCGTGTACGCCGTCTACGACCCCCACCGACACCAGTGCACGATCGCCAACGCCGGGCACCTGCCGCCGGCCCGTATCCGCGCCGGCCATCCTCCCGAACTGCTCGACCTGCCCACCGGGGCGCCGCTGGGCGTGGGCGGTGTCGCCTTCTCCACGACCACCTTCGATCTCCGTCCCGGTGACCAGCTCGTGTTCTACACCGACGGGCTCGTCGAAACGCGCCAGCACGACCTAGACGACCGCCTGAACACGTTCCTGGGCCTCCTCGACGACCCCACGCGCCCTCTGGAGGACGTCTGCGACCTGCTCCTGAGCACCCTGCACCACCCCGACAACCACGACGACGTGGCCCTGCTCATCGCCCGCGCCCAGCCACAGGCGTAA
- a CDS encoding ATP-binding protein, whose translation MSPHTTPSLRLLGSTSPDTAHWLELPAHRTSVKVARNTMGERLTAWRLPDELCADAVLLVSELATNAVLHTVSTRILCGVGLMREGGLRLEVHDQDRTGRLLPRCDPGPDDENGRGLLLVQHIADTWGVDRSALTGGHAVWATLTDKV comes from the coding sequence GTGTCCCCCCACACGACTCCCTCCCTTCGGCTCTTAGGTTCCACGAGCCCGGACACAGCCCACTGGCTCGAACTCCCGGCACACCGGACCAGCGTCAAGGTCGCCCGCAACACGATGGGCGAGCGGCTCACCGCGTGGCGCCTGCCCGACGAGTTGTGTGCGGACGCCGTACTGCTCGTGTCCGAGCTGGCCACGAACGCCGTACTGCACACGGTCAGTACGCGGATTCTGTGCGGCGTCGGCCTCATGCGCGAAGGGGGCCTGCGCCTGGAGGTGCACGACCAGGACCGCACGGGCCGCCTGCTCCCCCGATGCGATCCCGGACCCGACGACGAGAACGGCCGCGGGCTGCTTCTCGTGCAGCACATAGCCGACACCTGGGGAGTCGACCGCTCCGCGCTCACCGGGGGGCACGCGGTCTGGGCGACCCTGACCGACAAAGTCTGA
- a CDS encoding helix-turn-helix domain-containing protein — MSEARSGVGTSAPTVLRMILGKRLQELRQAAGVSLEDAAKALHVKPLTIRRLEKAEVALKTLYVEKLLQTYGAEQQEVDEFVTLAERANEPGWWHAYRDVVPDWFSAYVSLETGAKTLRTYEPHYVTGLLQTYNYARAVLRGGFPNESDEDLGRRVDLRLRRQGLLERPDAPTLWVVMEETVLHRMVGGAEVMREQIERLLEVSELDHVSVDVVPFTAGAHVGACAPFTYFRFEERELPDIVYSEILSASVYLDQRSDVAGHLEAHNRMSLLTSSADSKALLNRMRKEYS; from the coding sequence GTGAGCGAAGCTCGGTCGGGCGTCGGCACCAGTGCACCCACTGTTCTCCGCATGATCCTGGGCAAGCGGCTGCAGGAGCTGCGGCAGGCCGCGGGAGTGTCGCTGGAGGACGCGGCGAAGGCCCTGCACGTGAAGCCGCTGACCATCCGCCGCCTGGAGAAGGCGGAGGTCGCGCTCAAGACCCTCTACGTCGAGAAACTGCTGCAGACCTACGGGGCCGAGCAGCAGGAGGTCGACGAGTTCGTCACCCTGGCCGAGCGGGCCAACGAGCCCGGCTGGTGGCATGCCTACCGCGATGTGGTGCCCGACTGGTTCAGCGCGTACGTGAGCCTGGAGACCGGTGCCAAGACACTGCGCACCTATGAGCCGCACTACGTGACCGGGCTGCTGCAGACGTACAACTACGCGCGTGCCGTGCTGCGCGGGGGCTTTCCCAACGAGAGCGACGAGGACCTGGGGCGGCGGGTCGATCTGCGGCTGCGCCGGCAGGGCCTGCTGGAGAGACCCGACGCGCCCACGTTATGGGTCGTGATGGAGGAGACCGTACTGCACCGGATGGTGGGCGGTGCCGAGGTGATGCGGGAGCAGATCGAGCGGCTCCTGGAGGTCTCGGAGCTGGACCATGTGAGCGTCGACGTAGTGCCGTTCACTGCCGGGGCCCACGTCGGGGCCTGCGCGCCTTTCACCTACTTCCGGTTCGAGGAGCGGGAACTGCCGGACATCGTCTACAGCGAGATCCTCTCCGCCTCCGTGTACCTGGACCAGCGCTCCGACGTCGCGGGTCATCTGGAGGCGCACAACCGGATGTCCTTGCTCACCTCGTCCGCGGACAGCAAGGCCCTGTTGAACCGCATGCGCAAGGAGTACTCATGA
- a CDS encoding DUF397 domain-containing protein: MTTTDGSVYNGMPASELGEQGWERPWSGPNGGQCVETKQLADGRVALRQSNDPAGPALIYTPQEIAAFVAGVKKGLADHLAAG; this comes from the coding sequence ATGACCACGACCGACGGAAGTGTGTACAACGGAATGCCCGCGTCGGAACTCGGCGAGCAGGGCTGGGAGCGTCCGTGGAGCGGCCCCAACGGGGGGCAGTGCGTGGAGACGAAGCAACTCGCCGACGGCCGCGTGGCGTTGCGGCAGTCGAACGATCCCGCCGGTCCCGCGCTGATCTACACACCGCAGGAGATCGCCGCGTTCGTCGCCGGCGTCAAGAAGGGCCTCGCCGATCATCTGGCGGCCGGCTGA
- a CDS encoding SAM-dependent methyltransferase: MSNSQAARDIDTSRPHSARMYDYYLGGKDHFDIDKQAAETVAAAYPGIFVCARENRAFMHRATRVLAREHGIRQWLDIGTGIPTEPNLHQVAQSVVPEARVVYADNDPLVLKYAERLMRSTPQGRTTYIEADANDPESLLNAPELAEVLDLGRPVALSLNALMHFVTDAQDPYGIVGRLLDALPSGSALALSHCTPDFDPPTWEKVTAIYTGAGTPVQFRSQKDVARFFDGLDLLDPGITVGHRWRPDAQDDNAATEQQPTDAEVSLWTGVGVKP, encoded by the coding sequence ATGAGCAACTCCCAGGCCGCGCGGGACATCGACACCAGCAGGCCGCACTCCGCCCGAATGTACGACTACTACCTGGGCGGCAAGGACCACTTCGACATCGACAAGCAGGCGGCGGAGACGGTCGCGGCGGCCTACCCCGGCATCTTCGTGTGCGCCCGTGAGAACCGGGCCTTCATGCACCGCGCCACCCGGGTCCTCGCACGGGAGCACGGCATCCGCCAGTGGCTCGACATCGGCACCGGTATCCCCACCGAGCCGAACCTCCACCAGGTCGCCCAGTCCGTGGTCCCCGAGGCCAGGGTCGTCTACGCCGACAACGACCCTCTCGTCCTCAAGTACGCCGAGCGCCTGATGCGCAGCACCCCCCAGGGCCGCACCACGTACATCGAGGCGGACGCCAACGACCCCGAATCGCTCCTGAACGCCCCAGAGTTGGCCGAGGTGCTGGACCTGGGCCGACCCGTGGCGCTGTCCCTGAACGCCCTGATGCACTTCGTCACCGATGCCCAGGACCCGTACGGGATCGTCGGCCGCCTGCTGGACGCCCTGCCCTCCGGCAGCGCCCTGGCCCTGAGCCACTGCACGCCCGACTTCGACCCGCCCACCTGGGAGAAGGTCACCGCGATCTACACGGGCGCCGGCACCCCCGTGCAGTTCCGTTCCCAGAAGGACGTGGCCCGCTTCTTCGACGGCCTCGACCTCCTCGACCCCGGCATCACTGTCGGCCACCGCTGGCGGCCCGACGCACAGGATGACAACGCTGCCACGGAGCAGCAGCCGACGGACGCCGAGGTCAGCCTGTGGACCGGGGTGGGTGTCAAGCCGTAG
- a CDS encoding GNAT family N-acetyltransferase: MGIFLETDRLVLRPFTAADVDHLLALDGDPDVMRFINGGRPVNREEIRAKTLPRLLHDHPGLGTRGYWATEGKATGLFLGWFEFRPLEEDSPAVVELGYRLNKAAWGHGYATEGSRALIDKGFTDLGVERVTANTMTVNTGSRRVMEKAGLSFVRTFTQDWPDALAGSEHGEVEYELTRAEWQRQR; this comes from the coding sequence ATGGGCATCTTCCTGGAGACCGACCGGCTCGTGCTGCGGCCGTTCACCGCCGCCGACGTCGACCACCTGCTCGCGCTGGACGGCGACCCCGATGTCATGCGCTTCATCAACGGTGGCCGTCCGGTGAACCGCGAGGAGATCCGCGCGAAGACCCTGCCGCGGCTCCTGCACGACCATCCGGGCCTCGGGACCCGCGGCTACTGGGCCACCGAGGGGAAAGCCACCGGGCTGTTCCTGGGCTGGTTCGAGTTCCGGCCACTGGAAGAGGACAGCCCGGCCGTGGTCGAACTCGGCTATCGGCTCAACAAGGCCGCCTGGGGCCACGGTTACGCCACCGAGGGGTCGCGGGCCCTCATCGACAAGGGCTTCACCGACCTCGGAGTCGAGCGGGTCACCGCGAACACCATGACGGTCAACACGGGATCCCGGCGGGTGATGGAGAAGGCAGGCCTGTCCTTCGTCCGTACCTTCACCCAGGACTGGCCGGACGCACTCGCGGGCTCCGAGCACGGCGAGGTCGAGTACGAACTCACCCGGGCCGAGTGGCAGCGACAGCGGTAG
- a CDS encoding helix-turn-helix domain-containing protein, whose product MNGKRPLGEFLQKRRSQVRPDDVGLSTYGERRRVPGLRREELALLAGVSSSYYTRLEQGHSSNASPEVLDAIARALDLDDADRLHLHDLAMAQRRPAKPRRVPPEQVAASVRQLVSALTDVPVVVLGRRCDVLAWNRTGHLLFAGHLDPESPDRPADRPNMAELVFCDGHTRDLYADWQQKARDVVGTVRLAAGRHPDDPKMASLVGHLLLKSPEFESLWADHRVRACPVAVYTMRHPLVGSIEVTQQTLQAESDQRIVMVTAAPGSASAHALALLSRTAHSLRAPHIPVPTAGPAPR is encoded by the coding sequence ATGAACGGAAAGCGGCCCCTCGGGGAGTTTCTGCAGAAACGCCGGTCCCAGGTGCGGCCGGACGACGTGGGGCTCTCCACGTACGGGGAACGACGGCGGGTGCCCGGTCTGCGGCGCGAGGAGCTGGCGCTCCTGGCCGGTGTGAGTTCCTCGTACTACACCAGGCTCGAACAGGGGCACTCCTCGAACGCCTCACCGGAGGTCCTCGACGCGATCGCCCGGGCCCTGGATCTGGACGACGCCGACCGCCTCCACCTGCACGATCTCGCGATGGCGCAGCGCCGCCCGGCGAAGCCACGCAGGGTGCCGCCCGAGCAGGTGGCGGCGTCGGTTCGTCAGTTGGTGTCGGCCCTGACCGATGTGCCCGTGGTCGTCCTCGGCCGCCGCTGCGACGTCCTGGCCTGGAACCGGACGGGGCATCTGCTGTTCGCGGGGCATCTCGACCCGGAGAGCCCGGACCGGCCCGCGGATCGGCCGAACATGGCGGAGCTGGTTTTCTGCGACGGCCATACGCGGGATCTGTACGCCGACTGGCAGCAGAAGGCACGCGATGTGGTCGGAACGGTGCGTCTGGCGGCCGGCCGTCATCCGGACGACCCGAAAATGGCCTCACTCGTCGGTCATCTCCTGCTGAAAAGCCCTGAATTCGAATCACTGTGGGCCGACCACCGCGTTCGTGCCTGCCCGGTCGCGGTCTACACCATGCGGCATCCGTTGGTGGGCTCGATCGAGGTGACCCAGCAGACCCTCCAGGCCGAATCGGACCAGCGGATCGTCATGGTCACCGCGGCGCCCGGCTCGGCCTCCGCCCACGCACTCGCCCTCCTTTCCCGCACCGCGCATTCCCTACGCGCACCGCACATTCCGGTCCCGACAGCGGGTCCAGCTCCTCGGTGA
- a CDS encoding SMP-30/gluconolactonase/LRE family protein, with the protein MKKNLKSAVLAAAAAGLSLVTVATATEAVAATAPLSQARIVNHFDLAQGQMPENAVIEPNGSVDVTFAAARQVARIDRGGATQVLATLPAPSDGGVHTPVLGFPLTTGLVRTDDGTLYVLYATGTEDLTGLWRLKPGRKAPERIAALPADGLPNGLAFDPRSRAFYITDSVLGTVWRVPANGGRATAWSTAPELAAQGFLGANGARVHEGALWVTNLDQGTVLSLPLRGGHRASTPTVRATGFEGIDDFAFTGRGNEILAALNGPGTVVRIADDGTHTTVLDSADGLQNPTSVAIRGKDVYVPSAAYLTATDPNLLHARLNRHGH; encoded by the coding sequence ATGAAGAAGAACCTCAAAAGCGCTGTTCTTGCCGCCGCCGCGGCCGGCCTTTCCCTCGTGACCGTCGCCACGGCGACGGAGGCGGTGGCTGCCACCGCACCGCTGTCCCAGGCTCGGATCGTCAACCACTTCGACCTGGCCCAGGGGCAGATGCCGGAGAACGCCGTCATCGAGCCGAACGGCTCCGTGGACGTCACCTTCGCCGCCGCCCGCCAAGTGGCGCGCATCGACCGGGGTGGCGCGACGCAGGTCCTGGCAACCCTGCCGGCTCCCTCTGACGGCGGCGTCCACACCCCGGTGCTCGGCTTCCCGCTGACCACCGGGCTCGTCCGTACCGACGACGGGACCCTGTACGTCCTCTACGCCACCGGGACCGAGGACCTGACCGGCCTGTGGCGGCTCAAGCCGGGGCGCAAGGCGCCGGAACGCATCGCCGCCCTCCCCGCCGACGGCCTGCCCAACGGCCTCGCCTTCGATCCCCGCTCGCGCGCCTTCTACATCACGGACTCGGTCCTGGGCACCGTATGGCGAGTCCCCGCGAACGGCGGACGAGCGACCGCCTGGTCGACCGCACCGGAGCTCGCCGCACAGGGATTCCTCGGAGCCAATGGCGCACGCGTGCACGAAGGCGCTCTGTGGGTGACCAACCTCGACCAGGGCACTGTGCTGAGCCTCCCCCTCCGCGGCGGCCACCGCGCGAGCACACCGACCGTCAGGGCCACCGGCTTTGAAGGCATCGACGACTTTGCCTTCACCGGCCGGGGCAACGAGATCCTCGCCGCGCTCAACGGGCCCGGCACGGTCGTGCGCATCGCCGACGACGGCACGCACACCACCGTCCTGGACTCCGCCGACGGACTGCAGAACCCCACCTCCGTGGCGATCCGCGGAAAGGACGTCTACGTGCCCAGCGCCGCCTACCTCACCGCCACCGACCCCAACCTGCTCCACGCCCGCCTGAACCGTCACGGCCACTGA
- a CDS encoding carboxymuconolactone decarboxylase family protein yields the protein MTLRIPKAELPTELRETTIKQFGAVPEPFEVTAHNPKVAQDATELGGKISQWDMADESLKTFAHMAVAAQVGCSWCLDINYFQALNKNLDLTKASQVPRWRESDVFTPLERDVLEYAEAMTGTPTTVTDELYTSLLDRLGPAAMVELTAVIGFANMSTRNNTAHGITSQGFSGACGVPLAARPEKSRVASTA from the coding sequence GTGACACTGCGCATTCCGAAGGCGGAGCTTCCCACCGAGCTCCGCGAGACCACGATCAAGCAGTTCGGTGCCGTGCCCGAACCCTTCGAGGTGACGGCGCACAATCCCAAGGTCGCCCAGGACGCCACGGAGTTGGGTGGGAAGATAAGCCAGTGGGACATGGCCGACGAGTCTCTCAAGACGTTCGCGCACATGGCGGTCGCGGCACAGGTCGGCTGCAGTTGGTGCCTCGACATCAACTACTTCCAGGCACTGAACAAGAACCTCGACCTGACCAAGGCGAGCCAGGTGCCGCGCTGGCGGGAGTCGGACGTGTTCACGCCGCTGGAGCGGGACGTACTGGAGTACGCCGAGGCGATGACGGGCACACCGACGACCGTCACCGACGAGCTGTACACGAGCCTGCTCGACCGGCTCGGCCCGGCGGCGATGGTGGAGCTGACCGCGGTCATCGGCTTCGCCAACATGTCGACCAGGAACAACACGGCGCACGGGATCACTTCGCAGGGCTTCTCCGGCGCATGCGGAGTTCCGCTGGCCGCACGCCCCGAAAAGTCCCGCGTGGCATCGACGGCATGA
- a CDS encoding RNA polymerase sigma-70 factor, which produces MTEDPFVAHRSLLFTVAYEMLGSAADAEDVLQESWLRWADVDQSQVRDARAYLVRVVTRQALNRLRTLARSREEYVGEWLPEPLLTSPDVAEDVELAESVSIAMLTVLETLGPTERAVFVLREVFEMSYGEIAEVVGKSAATVRQIGRRAREHVAARRPRVRVSRSEQEAVVERFLLALRTGRLQELMEVMAPDVVLIADGGGVVAAVQAPIHGVELVAKLLARTDRLVTPFETTAVWLNGAPAGRVEVDGESAAVSLVVDGGRVTRIYLVRNPQKLTRLDVHSELTR; this is translated from the coding sequence ATGACGGAGGATCCGTTCGTCGCCCATCGCAGCCTGTTGTTCACGGTCGCCTACGAGATGCTCGGCTCGGCGGCCGACGCGGAGGACGTACTGCAGGAGTCCTGGCTGCGGTGGGCCGACGTCGACCAGTCGCAGGTGCGTGACGCACGGGCGTATCTCGTCCGGGTCGTCACACGCCAGGCGCTCAACCGGCTGCGGACGTTGGCGCGCAGCCGAGAGGAGTACGTCGGCGAGTGGCTCCCCGAGCCGCTGCTGACGAGCCCCGATGTCGCCGAGGACGTCGAACTCGCGGAGAGCGTCTCGATCGCGATGCTGACCGTCCTCGAAACGCTCGGGCCGACGGAGCGGGCCGTGTTCGTGCTCCGAGAGGTCTTCGAGATGTCGTACGGCGAGATAGCCGAGGTCGTAGGGAAGTCCGCGGCCACGGTACGGCAGATCGGGCGGCGGGCCCGCGAACATGTGGCGGCTCGACGGCCACGGGTGCGGGTGAGCCGGTCGGAGCAGGAGGCCGTGGTGGAGCGCTTCCTGCTCGCGTTGCGCACCGGTCGGTTGCAGGAGCTGATGGAGGTCATGGCGCCGGACGTGGTCCTGATCGCCGATGGCGGCGGAGTGGTGGCCGCTGTTCAGGCACCGATCCACGGTGTCGAACTGGTGGCGAAGCTGCTCGCGCGCACGGACCGGTTGGTCACCCCGTTCGAGACGACGGCGGTGTGGCTCAACGGAGCCCCTGCGGGCCGGGTCGAGGTCGACGGCGAGTCGGCCGCGGTCAGCCTCGTGGTGGACGGCGGGCGGGTCACCCGGATCTACCTGGTGAGAAACCCGCAGAAGCTGACACGGCTGGACGTGCACTCCGAACTCACCAGGTAG
- a CDS encoding YybH family protein: MNSTTDTAPVLRGVLDRWKAAVDSHEPQKVASLFTEDAIFQGLRPYSVGRQGVADYYDSQPLGLTAAYRIVETRHLADDLVLGYLSVDFSFSDRPTLTVSLGVVVKRAEDDWYISHYQVSRLD; this comes from the coding sequence ATGAACAGCACCACAGACACCGCGCCGGTCCTGCGCGGCGTCCTAGACCGGTGGAAGGCCGCCGTCGACAGCCACGAACCGCAGAAGGTCGCCTCCCTGTTCACCGAGGACGCGATCTTCCAGGGACTGCGCCCCTACAGCGTGGGGCGCCAGGGCGTCGCGGACTACTACGACTCCCAGCCCCTGGGTCTGACGGCCGCGTACCGGATCGTCGAGACCAGACACCTCGCCGACGACCTCGTACTGGGCTATCTGAGCGTGGACTTCTCGTTCTCCGACCGGCCCACGCTCACCGTCAGCCTCGGCGTGGTGGTGAAGCGGGCGGAGGACGACTGGTACATAAGCCATTACCAGGTCTCGCGCCTCGACTAG
- a CDS encoding SDR family NAD(P)-dependent oxidoreductase — MSTQHQKVAVITGASQGIGAGLVEAYRKLGHAVVATSRTIAPADDADILTVQGDIADPATAERVIAAGVERFGRIDTLVNNAGVFVAKPFTDYTLDEYATIAGVNLTGFFRITQLAVEHMLVQGGGHIVNITTSLVDNADANVPSVLASLTKGGLQSATKSLAIEYATRGIRTNAVAPGTIKTPMHPEETHAVLAALHPVGRMGEQSDIVDAVIYLENAPFVTGEILHVDGGMSAGH; from the coding sequence ATGAGCACCCAGCACCAGAAGGTCGCCGTCATCACCGGGGCATCGCAGGGCATCGGCGCCGGACTGGTCGAGGCCTACCGCAAGCTCGGCCACGCCGTCGTCGCCACCTCACGCACCATCGCCCCCGCAGACGACGCGGACATCCTGACCGTCCAGGGCGACATCGCCGATCCCGCGACCGCCGAGCGAGTCATCGCCGCCGGGGTGGAGAGGTTCGGCCGCATCGACACCCTGGTCAACAACGCGGGCGTCTTCGTCGCCAAGCCCTTCACGGACTACACGCTGGACGAGTACGCCACCATCGCGGGCGTGAACCTCACCGGGTTCTTCCGCATCACCCAGCTGGCCGTCGAACACATGCTCGTCCAGGGCGGCGGCCACATCGTCAACATCACCACCAGCCTGGTCGACAACGCCGACGCCAACGTGCCGTCCGTGCTGGCCTCGCTGACCAAGGGCGGACTGCAGTCCGCCACCAAGTCCCTCGCCATCGAGTACGCCACCCGCGGCATCCGCACCAACGCCGTCGCCCCGGGCACCATCAAGACCCCCATGCACCCCGAGGAGACCCATGCGGTCCTCGCGGCCCTGCACCCGGTCGGCCGGATGGGCGAGCAGAGCGACATCGTCGACGCCGTGATCTACCTGGAGAACGCGCCGTTCGTCACCGGCGAGATCCTCCACGTCGACGGCGGCATGAGCGCGGGTCACTGA
- a CDS encoding LysR family transcriptional regulator codes for MAGVELRQLRYFVAVAEELNFGRAAERLLIAGPSLSQQIKALERDLGVRLFDRDRRSVSLTPAGSALLPHTRALLERADDLQHRARRLSGSDPVRLGYVNWLPADVTARTSAVAQLHIDAWIAPSHTQAARVADGSLDLAVCWVRSEDLERHGLEARLIGADRLYAVAAGDDTGDVAAEDTVVLLDDDTTSWSSWNTYAEQLAHDTGAHAARIFDGGITGPAFFDHVRRSGRPVINSPKGQTTPLPPDLVQRPVVAPEVYWTWSLVRRAGEVRTAVLAVVDALCEEVGDLGIHDPGAWLPDGDPHKL; via the coding sequence ATGGCGGGTGTGGAGTTGCGCCAACTGCGGTACTTCGTGGCGGTGGCCGAGGAGCTGAACTTCGGCCGGGCCGCCGAGCGGCTGCTCATCGCCGGCCCGTCCCTGTCCCAGCAGATCAAGGCGCTCGAGCGCGATCTCGGGGTGCGTCTCTTCGACCGTGACCGCCGGTCGGTGTCGCTCACTCCGGCCGGTTCGGCCCTGCTCCCCCACACCCGCGCGCTGCTGGAACGGGCCGACGATCTCCAGCACCGCGCCCGCCGCCTGTCCGGATCGGACCCGGTACGGCTGGGTTACGTCAACTGGCTGCCGGCAGACGTGACCGCACGCACCTCCGCCGTGGCCCAGCTGCACATCGACGCGTGGATCGCACCCTCCCACACCCAGGCCGCCCGGGTCGCCGACGGCAGCCTGGATCTCGCCGTGTGCTGGGTGCGGTCCGAGGATCTGGAGCGGCACGGTCTGGAGGCCCGGCTCATCGGCGCCGACCGGCTCTACGCCGTCGCGGCCGGCGACGACACCGGCGATGTGGCCGCCGAGGACACCGTCGTCCTCCTCGACGACGACACCACCTCGTGGTCCTCCTGGAACACCTACGCCGAGCAACTGGCGCACGACACCGGCGCCCACGCGGCACGCATCTTCGACGGCGGCATCACAGGCCCGGCCTTCTTCGACCACGTACGCCGCAGCGGCCGCCCGGTCATCAACTCCCCCAAGGGCCAGACCACCCCACTGCCGCCCGACCTCGTCCAACGCCCTGTCGTCGCACCGGAGGTCTATTGGACCTGGTCCCTGGTCCGGCGAGCCGGCGAGGTCCGTACCGCCGTACTCGCCGTCGTCGACGCCCTCTGTGAGGAGGTCGGAGACCTCGGGATCCACGACCCGGGTGCCTGGCTGCCCGACGGCGACCCGCACAAGCTCTGA